The Christiangramia salexigens genome includes the window TGGAGCTCCCGACATTACAGAAACAAGATCTGTTCCAGTCCAGTCTACCGGCATGGATAGTGACCCTGTATTAACCAATTCGCCATTAAGATAGATCGCGCTTTCACTTTCTGAAATCGTAAATGCTACATGAACCCATTCTCCTTCGGTTACGTCTATCACACCACCATCATTCCAGCTTTCGCCTTCTCCGGTTCCAACATTTAGTTTAATGCGTTGTTCCTCAGGACTTCCTTCTCTAAAAAGTCTGAAACCGCTGGTACGTTTGTTTTGAACACCCGGATAACCTGCGTTATCTGTGTCTTCCGGTCCAACAGTTAATATTCCTGCTCTGCCCGGATCTGAATTAACCTTATACCAAAAAGTTGCACTGAATTTCTCACTTAGTAAACCTTCTGATGGCATTGTAAGATAAGAATCTGCAGCTCCACTATAAGCATCAGAACCTTCTGCGCTTTCACCTGCAAATGAAGGGCTGCCATTTACTGTAACTTCCCTGTTCGCGACCTTATCTTTGAATTCTCCATCAAACGGCATATAAAGCGTTATTGATGAAGCATTGATAAGATTTTGAACCTCATCCTGAGAAAGTGCTTTTTCGAATAATCTTAATTCATCAATATTAGAATTATCATATTCATGGCCCCAATACCCAAAGGTCTCACCGCCAGCTCCGATAGTTAATTGCTCAACTCCGGTCCAGTCTACAGGAGCAGATAAAGAAGCTGTATTCACAGCCACACCATTAAAATAGATCACAGATTCAGCCCCGGACACTGTAAAGGCAACATGCACCCATTCTCCGGCATTTACATCAATTACTCCACCATCATTCCAGCTTTCGCCTGTTCCGGTTCCTACGTTTAATTTAAGTCTTTGCTCTTCCGGACTTCCTTCTCTGAATAAACGGAAACCCTGCATTCTGTCATCGGCATCGTCACCAGCTACAAGAATAGCTGCCCTGTCTGGGTCACCACTAACTTTATACCAGAATGCTGCACTGAATTCCTGTCCTATAGAACCATCAAAGGGAAAATTCAAATATGAATCTGAAGCTCCTTTGTAGGCGCTTGTCCCCAAAAATGCATCATTGCTAAATCCAGGTGACCCAACAACAGTTGCTTCTTTTATAGTTACCAGGTCCATAAAAGCACCGTCGAACGGCATATATAAATATTCTCCATTAAACTTTGGAGAATAAGGAGGCTCCTTGCTGAAGTTTACGGTTTTGGTAGAAGTATTCCCCGCAATATCTGTTGCAGCTACAGTAAGAGTATGTTCACCATTAGTAACGGATGTGAACTCAACTTCTTCCTTAACGATCCTATAGTCCGTAAAATCATTGAAATTAGCAACGATATTACCATCAACAGTTACATCTATATTTGCAATCTCGATGTCATCTACTACTTCAAATTTTATATTTATAGTAGACACCTCTTCCAGTACATTTATGGTTGTACCTTCCAGAGGATAATTTATTTTGACCTGAGGGTTGGCAGCATCAGCTCCCGGATCCACCTCCGTTATAGGATCTATCCCTTCATATTCACAGGATACCAGCCCGATCATCATAGCCAAAAGGCTAAATAGAGTTAATTTATAGTTTTTCATATCGGTATCTTTAATTCGGTTTTCAGATTAATTTTGTAATGGCAGCGCATCTACCTGTGCCTGTGGATAAGGCAGGTATTCATCTGCAGCAGAAAAAGTTCGGCCATCATAGCTAAGCTCCGAGTAATTATCCAAACGGATCATATCATAATAGCGAATTCCCCATTCCATGGCCAATTCTGCAAATTTCTCGTCCATCACCTGCTCAGAAGTTACGCCGGTTAAGGCTGGCATACCAGCTCTCTGTCTTACAAGATTTACAGCCTGGTCTGCAGTCATTCCAGATCCGCTCGCACCTCTGGTCAATGCTTCAGCATACATCAGTAATACTTCTGCATATCTAATCACGATCATGTTCTTTCCAGCACCGTAGTCATTTCTGCTATCGGTTAACTGAATAGAAGGTAAATAATGCTTCCCGCTGGCAAAATATGCTCTGGCGTAGTCATTAATTACATCTCCAGATCTTGTAGTGTTAGATACAAAAGCTGGAAGATTTGAATATCCATCAGCCTCAAGCTGTTCGATACCCCGGTCAGTAAAAAGCACACTGGTTTCAAGTCTTACACTTTCATTTCTATCCAGCATAAATTCGATGAATTTCATACTTGGCTCATAGAAGCCCCATCCACTGGCTGCATTTTCACGTGCAGGAGTCCAGTTTTGTGGACCAAAAGGGGCATATAGGTGATAGAATGCATCGCCGGTTTCAGATCCATAATCTGAATATTGCATTTCCAATAAGCTTTCATTGCTTAATTCTCCCGGTTTCTTGAACAACTGATAGAAATCTGAGTAAAGAGAGAATTTCCCTGAATTAATAACCGCTCCGGCAGCATCGGCAA containing:
- a CDS encoding LamG-like jellyroll fold domain-containing protein, which gives rise to MKNYKLTLFSLLAMMIGLVSCEYEGIDPITEVDPGADAANPQVKINYPLEGTTINVLEEVSTINIKFEVVDDIEIANIDVTVDGNIVANFNDFTDYRIVKEEVEFTSVTNGEHTLTVAATDIAGNTSTKTVNFSKEPPYSPKFNGEYLYMPFDGAFMDLVTIKEATVVGSPGFSNDAFLGTSAYKGASDSYLNFPFDGSIGQEFSAAFWYKVSGDPDRAAILVAGDDADDRMQGFRLFREGSPEEQRLKLNVGTGTGESWNDGGVIDVNAGEWVHVAFTVSGAESVIYFNGVAVNTASLSAPVDWTGVEQLTIGAGGETFGYWGHEYDNSNIDELRLFEKALSQDEVQNLINASSITLYMPFDGEFKDKVANREVTVNGSPSFAGESAEGSDAYSGAADSYLTMPSEGLLSEKFSATFWYKVNSDPGRAGILTVGPEDTDNAGYPGVQNKRTSGFRLFREGSPEEQRIKLNVGTGEGESWNDGGVIDVTEGEWVHVAFTISESESAIYLNGELVNTGSLSMPVDWTGTDLVSVMSGAPRFTEWGHLADTSLLDELRFYNKTLTEEEIKASMSN
- a CDS encoding RagB/SusD family nutrient uptake outer membrane protein; the protein is MKNIKNLVILGAVALIGAVSTSSCSDKLDTQEGQLNTSDLDYTKTEDMILPLIGAYHEFQTRGWEEPLLLSVRGDDVNAGGLGDQQPFADTDNFIYNKDYWMYNSLWNVHYNDIINMNTAILQIQNYQEFAEGNDVARAEQYVAEISVLRAWFHFNLARVWEDVFIITSNQPDAEIEEGPSSKEEVMQFISDEMDKAIANLPDSRPNERADVPGGVTKYTAYALKAMAQLELENYQGVADAAGAVINSGKFSLYSDFYQLFKKPGELSNESLLEMQYSDYGSETGDAFYHLYAPFGPQNWTPARENAASGWGFYEPSMKFIEFMLDRNESVRLETSVLFTDRGIEQLEADGYSNLPAFVSNTTRSGDVINDYARAYFASGKHYLPSIQLTDSRNDYGAGKNMIVIRYAEVLLMYAEALTRGASGSGMTADQAVNLVRQRAGMPALTGVTSEQVMDEKFAELAMEWGIRYYDMIRLDNYSELSYDGRTFSAADEYLPYPQAQVDALPLQN